The genomic region actaatttttaaaataagatttgacatcttataagctctagatttataagatgtatgagtttataaagttttttaaataagtttagccACACATGCTCTAAGTTGAACTACATGAACCATGATGGGAATTTTTACCCAAATAAGTTTTGGTCGAATAATCAATCACAGAGCAAGTATCACTTTTTCTAAAgtatacatcaatcacatcacaatatattacacttattacaTAATTGGTTCAAAATTCCGCGAACCCGGGTCTGGATTAGAATTTTCCAGTAGTGGTTTGTCCAGAACATTGCATGAAGTCAAACAGTTCTCCACTTTTGCAGCTGGAATCTCTTTTAGCAGCAACACCTTGTTCTGTGCAAAAGCCCATAATCCTTACATTTTCTCTTGCATAGCTCTCCCTTAATCTTTAGGACACACCATCTCATGTCTATCAGCAAACAGATTGCTATGAGAAAACAACCTCAAAATCCCATCTCAACATTTCTTACATCAACCTACTAATCCATTCAGCATAACCTATACAGAGCATGACAGCATCTATTCTTGATCTCAAGGAATTTTGACCTTTTTTCTCTCAAGCATCAATCTCCacattaaacaattcaaatgTCCATATCACCATCTTCATTTTCAACCTATAAATATCACCAAGACAAGAACCTCAAACACCATCGACATACATCGGTTTTCGCAGTTCCCTATATTGTCTGTCTCAATCTCAACAGCTTAAGTCACATACGTTTTTCTCGTTATAGTATATATGGAGACGGTAATGAAGCTGGCTTCGCAGAAGGCGGTCGTGATATTCAGCAAGAGCACGTGCTGCATGTGCCATGCGATCAAGAGGCTGTTCTACGAGCAAGGGGTGAGCCCTATGGTGTATGAGATAGACGAGCAGCCCAACGGGAGGGAAACGGAACGAGCCCTCATGAGGCTTGGCTGCAGTCCGACCGTTCCAGCCGTTTTTATTGGTGGAAAGTTCGTGGGCTCTGCTAACAACATTTTGACTCTTCACCTTGATGGATCACTCAAGAAGATGCTTAAAGATGCTGGTGCTCTGTGGCTTTGAAGAACAACAGAAGTGAAGCTCAAATAAGGACAGCTTGGCATATGTTTCATGAGTTGTCTGTTCTTTTgtctttccttctttctttgtaTGTAAGTATCGGCTACAAGATAAGCCGTAGAGCTCGCTCACCTTTTTCTGAGTGAAGTGTACTAAAGTTTTCGCTTACTTTTAACTCAATTGATGTTGTCCTGTTTGAACAGCGACGAACATCTTGTGTTTAAATTCTGAAATCTATCATCTGAGgcagttttctttcttttcttacaTTCTTGACTACATGTTGCTTTGATCTGATCAACATTGCAAGAATATCGACCAATACGATGAGGTGACTGAAGTATGCTAATGCAAATGTATCAGTTTCTGATACAAACGTATATTTCCATACTCAAACATCaatgaaatcaaacaaatctCAGTATCTGATATTAGTAGAATAAACTGAAAATCGCATTTCGTGGATTAGATGTCTTGaactttatgaaaaaatataaaagaaaactttatCTGTTTTCTAAAATAACCATCTGTATCAGTTTTAGTATTCCGCAAATATTCTCTACTATGGACTGGACTATTTATTCGAGACAAGTGATATGGGGCGGCTACAAGTGGGACAAAGAGTGTCAGTATCTTACACGCAAACGATGAAAACCAGGAACGTCCTTATGCAGTTATTCCAATTTAAAATCATGTCAGCATAGGAATAAGTCACACTGGTTGTATGCATGAACATACAGATATTTCTCTTTTAGTTCTTGAACAGGAAAGGAAAAACGAATAGGCAAAGAACATAATACATTCTCAGTTTCTAACACAACTTTTGTCAACTTTCCTCATCTGTTGACATATAATTGAAATCGAATTACATTTCATGTGGATAAGACCAGCCCACAACTGAATTTTAGTGTCTTTTTCAGCTCTGCATCTTCGGTTAGGCCGGTGTTCTTCAAAATGTGATTCTTCTTGTTGTCAATCTCTCTGTTAACCGAACTGAACTTTTCAAGATTGGGGAGGTGGGGTTGGGTGGGGGGTTGGCGTCATGTAAGGTTTGACATCATTAATAGCAGCAAAACTTTCTGTTAAACATAAAAACGTGAGGATTTCTTCTATGATGTATGCACTTATCATAGCTGCTTCTCAGACACATCTGTGGTCCAATACTTAGAATTTTCTGGACACATGTTTCAGGATGTTCCATCTAATCCAACATGCAAAGGGATCCCATCTTATAAGCATCACTGTCCTAAAGCATAATTTTTGCTGCGTTTCACCGTCAGCTGATGCAACTTCACTATGTCCGAACTTTTATCAGATTCTCGTCTATCATTTTCTTCCAATATCAAAGTTGACATTCCTCTCTCATCAACTCAAACAATCATGAGGTAGCACGTAACACGCCCTGTATCCACATGTAAAGATCGATGAAAAAACCAGTTGCCGTACTGTCATTATAtcgttaaaaaaatttacaagtgAATCTGCTTTATTACTTATCTGCATATTTAGCCTCAGATATTCTATGTAATAACATGTTATAAACCACAGATGTCATTTCAGACAAGGCAGAAATTCATATTTCACAGCATCTATCCAAATATATCTCAAAGAACTtctatctttttcttattcaccccttttttcacttttcaagTTTAAACAATTCTTATAAGCttctctctataaatacaacCTCTTCAGGAGCCCTTAATCATCAAGAACTCGACAAAGCAAGCTAAATTAGTTGATGGATCGCGTAGCGAAAATTGTGTCTCAGAAGGCTGTGGTGATATTCAGCAAGAGTTCATGCTGCATGTGCCATGCCATCAAGAGACTATTTTACGAGCAAGGTGTTAGCCCGTTGGTGCATGAGATTGATGAGGATTCAAGAGGGAAGGACATCGAGTGGGCTCTGACGAAGTTAGGCTGCAGCCCTGCCGTCCCAGCAGTGTTCATCGGTGGGAAGCTTGTGGGCTCTGCCAACACCGTCATGACTCTCCAGCTCAACGGCTCTCTCAAGAAGATGCTCAAAGATGCCGGAGCATTATGGCTTTAGTAGAACTCAAAGTTACATAGGAATCATAAAGACTTTAACTGAATGTAAAGCCAAATGATCAATTGTACTGATTTTTCTTGGACAGGCTCGGTTTGTTCAGACATAGTGTATGGAGGATATGAATGGAGTCTTTTCTTGTACTTGTAGTAGTTTTTGTCTTAGTTTTCTCTTTTAGCCAGAACAACAACTTTTCAGTAGCTTTCATTGAAATCTTCATGGACAAAGTTTGAACAACATCGTCTGAAAATCAGCTTTTGTTTTTGATACTTTAAGGTGACAGttgattttactaaaaaacTTAGATTAACAAGTAATTGGACTAACCTACTCAAAATGTGCTCTGGTCCAGCAGTAGGGACAAACTAGTCCAAGTGCACACAGTTGGCAACCCTTGCCATCTCCGCTACGCCATTTTCAGACTTTTTCTGTTTTAGCTGCAAACACATCAGGTACATAAGCAACCAGCGCAAGCACTGATTCCGTCAGCATAGCACCATCAAGGTCTAACTACATTCCACACAAGTCGGCAGCAGTCCTCCCAAGTCGAAAAAGCACACACAATTAGTAAACCTCGCCATTTTCGCTACCATATTTTCAGACCTTTTTTCTGTTTAGCTGCAGACATATTAGACACATAAGCAACCAGCGCAAGCCCTGATTCCGTCAGTATAGCACCATCAAGGTCTAAGTACATTGAACAAAATTCGGTAGAAGTCCCCCCAATTCGAATAGCACACAATTAATAAACCTCGCCATTTTCGCTACGATATTCTCAGACCTTTTTCTGTTTAGCTGCAGACATATTAGACACATAAGCAGCCGGCGCAAGCCCTGATTCCGTCAGTATAGCATCATCAAGTCTAAGTACATTGCACAAAAGTCGGTATAAGTCCCCCCAAGTCGAATAGCACACAATTAGCAAACTAATACCAATTTTCGGCTGTCGTATTATTTGGCTACAAACATCTCAGATACACAAATAACCAACAGAAGCACATTCCATCCCGAGTAACCGGTTAAGCCAAAGATGACACGAGTGTTGAACACTTGAGATAAATGCATAAAACGGATTCGATTCGTGACATGAAACTAACAAAATCACTGAAAAAGTGAGGGTTGAAGCAGTGGACAATCAGCCCACATGGTCCCAGAGAAACTGTTTGTCAATCATGCTAAAACCTGAAGATTCTGAGCTATCCAGATAGATGAATGCACAAGAACAACATGCTGTGAAAATTCGACAAACTCGTACGTGGCTTCAACTAAAGTTATTCTGCAAGATCGATGATGTCATGATAGTGCAGTACTGTCCATTTCAGTGAgtgaaaatgaatgaatatattCTCAGATAACtcagaatatatatacatatatatatatatgcatgtatgtatgtgACCTTTCAAGACTCTTGGGGagtcatatatgtatatgtgcaTGGCTTTTGAATTTGGGCTTTACAGTTCTTGTATCCAAAAGACAATTTAAAATGTCTTTGAAGAATATGCTGACTACTCTCAGGGCCCCATCATGTACAAAGATGGATTCTTTCATCACTTAAATAGATTGGGGTTAAATGCcagaaaaaagcaaaagaacCCGTGATAAGGAAATAGGCTGAATACTCTCTTGTGATATATAGTGAAATAGGCTACAAGATAGCTTAATACACACAACTTTAGCTGCCCATATATGCTTGTTTTCATGCTTAAGAAACTCATTCCTTCCATTAACCGCTCGTGTTTCCTAATGGGAATTTTATGGGGGTTAATTTTTACCCCTCCAGAATCATAAAGTCACTTGATAGATGTGTTTTTTAttggattttgaaaatttttagttgAGGGTCTCCCGAATAAGCTTAATCATTTGTGTTGTAGGCCAACCCCATTATTAATCTCGAGAACCTCAAGTGTACTCCATctgatatatatttgtcagACCATCACCAACCTCGACCCAGTTCACAAGTAATGATTCGCTTAAAAAGACcatctactatatatatgcagAACAAGTAATTTACAatagataatttataaatagtaatGCATACTGGGCGTTAGTAATTGAGAATTCTAAAATTTGGAAGACTAACTTGCAAAATAAACGTTATTACTATGATGCTTAAAGTAATAACAATTTTAGCTTAGAAGTCCAAcaagaataaatgaaaattacttaaaaaattgagtaGGTTGAGTAATATAATGAAGAGAAAACAAGTGAGTGcttaataatatgaaaaacacATGAGAATGAACATGTTACCTTTTGGcctaataaaaagattattgtCAATTTATGATGTAGATTATGCCATTCTTTTAGATGGAAGAACATGCAAGAGCAAGATGTactttagattttttttagagCAAATATGAGATTAGTTCAAGGGATTAAgctaattaatgataaaaattatgtttaaaataatagtaataatatataaaaaagggttcaatctatactattataaaaagaaaagtcccTCCACACTCACAAACGAAGATTAATGGCATCACcgcactaattttttatgaagtaaAAGATGcccttcatgataaaataactaacttattcaacttttcaaaatttacattaattgataaattattattattattattattttattaatataatataatatatattttactcttatttataatatgttttaaagcgtgaaaaattatttatatacgCACGTAGGAGCGACGTGCCACAATGGCTagtatttaaagaaaaagcaCTTTTCACCCACAAACTGCAATTTGTGACACCATTGCACCAATCTTTGTTGTATCGATAATacttaaacttatttattttttatttttttgaatgtgacatattaatttatatattttatttttttaatatattttaaattttaataaagtatttattatatgatcaCAGAAATGATGTGTCACAATCCGCTAAATATCAAATAGAATAAAGGAGTTAACCACATTCCAAGTGGCCCAATGGCAATgcacataaaaatatgttcaaaattttaaattgtaaaaatgttTTGAGTAAGCTGAAAAGTCGCTTCTTGGAGAAAAGCGACTTCATCATACCTGAAATTCGGTTGAgatagagaagaaaatatcTCAGATATTCAAACTCTGATGATGAAAATAACTGCCATTCCCAggtattctttttcccttttctgcAATATGTTCTTgtgatttattaataatttgctgaaaattttctgaaacttGCTTTGAAGTTCTTGAAACCCAACGATCGTTTTTCTGTAATTAAGTTCTCAGATTCTTGGAATTCTTTCGTAATGGGAATTTAAGTGCTGGAATTCATGATATTGAGTCCTGTGAACTCGCTTAATCACGATGGTTTCTTCGTAATGAAGTGCTGAAGTTGACGAATTATCTTCATTTATCCAGAGCTACTCATTTTTTTCTGTGATAGTTATCTATCTTATGAAGCTGATTAAATTTTCTGAATTAGCTGctgaaaatttatgaaattttgctggaatattcttttttttatatatatatataattaggatTTGCTGCAAGATATAGAAATTTGGGAGTATGTCGCTATGGAATTACTGATATTTGTGGTATTTGCTTGTTGTGTTTTGAATTGATGCAAACTAAGTGATTGTCATTGTTGTCTCCAGTGTTCTTTAACCAGAATTGCAAAAACCAACAGTGATCctcttttttattcatatgagtatttctattttatttatgtatataatggCTAGTTTTctggatatatatgtatattgaaaGGCACACATTCTTTTCTCACTGAGCTGTTGTTGCCATAATTTTGCTGGTTATATGCTGAATTGGTTGAGGTAATTCATGTTGGGAAACTAGGGCAAGTTTCTGATCACCAAATCTTTTAGTTGGTTTTAGTGCTATGAAGAAATCTCATGGTTAATAATGCATAAAATGAGTCGATATTTCCATTTGCATTGCCTATAACAAGTGTTGTGTTTCTCTATGACTGGCATTGAGTATAGTCTGGTAGTTTCTTGAACAATGCCAagtattattacataatagtGTAACTGTTTGGAGTTTGCAGGAATTCCCTTATGTGGCTGCACTTGGACAGAAGTTATCATACTCCTTTTGCTCTCTTCATGGAGCTATTATAAGACCCACTGAGGTAGTGGTGGTTTTGGAAGAACCATATGGCAATTGTAGTAGCATCTTCTAATCTCTTACACTTCCTCCCTGCCTCATCCGACCCTCCGTATGAACAACTCCAGATTCATCCATCTCTTGCCCTCCTCTCCAAATGTAAAAGTATAAGAAACTTTAAGCAAATCCATTCGCAATTCATCAAATTCGGCCTCCACAACACCCAGTTTGCACTGAGTAAACTCATCGAGTTTTGTGCTGTTAGCCCTTATGGTAATCTTTCTTATGCAATGTCGATTTTCAACTCCATTCATGATCCTAATCACGTCATATACAATATGATGATTCGTGGATCTTCTCTGAGCTCTTCTCCGCGTTTAGCGCTGgattattatataaacatGTTGATCTTTGGTCTTCAACCAAATTCTTacacttttccttttctctttaaaTCCTGTACAAAGCTCCTGACAGCACATACAGGGAAACAAATTCATGGTCAGGTATTTAAGTTTGGGCTTGAAGATGATGCATATGTACATACTTCGCTTATTAACATGTATGCTCAGCATGGGAATTTAGATGATGCCAGAAAGGTGTTTGACAAGAGTACTTTTAGAGATCCAGTGTCTTTTACTGCATTAATCACAGGGTACATCTCGAGAGGCTATGTCGATAAAGCACGTGAGTTGTTCGATGCTATTCCCCTTAGAGATGTTGTGTCATGGAATGCCATGATATCAGGATATGCTCAAATTGGTCGGTCTGTTGATGCATTGAGTTTGTTTCAGGAAATGAGGAAAGCTAAAGTTTCACCTGACCTCAGCACCTTGTTAAGCGTTCTTTCTGCATGTGCTCGTTTGGGGGCAATTGAAACTGGAACTTGGGTTCGATCTTGGATTGAAGAGCATGGGCATGGTTCAAATCTTCGGCTTGTTAATGCAATGATTGATATGTATGCAAAGTGTGGCGATCTTAACATGGCAAGGAGTTTGTTTAATAGCATACAAGAAAAAGATCTTGTCTCATGGAATGTTATGATTGGTGGTTATGCACATATGAACGAGTATAAAGATGCCCTCGAAATTTTTCGGCTGATGCAGCTAAATGATGTAGAGCCTAACGATGTAACTTTCTTAAATGTTATTCCAGCATGTGCGCATTTGGGCGCCCTTGATCTTGGTAAATGGATGCATAAGTACATTGAAAAGCATTATCAGGACTTCCCCAATGAGATGCTTTGGACAAGTCTCATTAATATGTATGCCAAATGTGGAAATATTGAAGCTGCCAAACAGATCTTTTACAGTTTGCAAACTAAAAGTTTAGGTTCCTGGAATGTCATGATATCAGGGTTGGCCATGCATGGAGATGCATATAGAGCTATTGAGCTTTTTTCAGAAATGACTAAAGAAGGATTCCAACCGGATGATATTACATTCGTCGGTGTTTTATCAGCTTGTTGCCACGCAGGTTTGGTGGATCTTGGGCGCGAATGTTTTAATTCTATGATCCAGGATTTTAACATTTCCCCACAGTTGCAGCACTATGGATGCATGGTCGATCTTTTAGCAAGATCAGGATTGTTTGACGAAGCAGTGGCATTGGTCGAAAGAATGGGGATAGAACCGGACGGA from Sesamum indicum cultivar Zhongzhi No. 13 linkage group LG3, S_indicum_v1.0, whole genome shotgun sequence harbors:
- the LOC105156905 gene encoding monothiol glutaredoxin-S10-like → METVMKLASQKAVVIFSKSTCCMCHAIKRLFYEQGVSPMVYEIDEQPNGRETERALMRLGCSPTVPAVFIGGKFVGSANNILTLHLDGSLKKMLKDAGALWL
- the LOC105156906 gene encoding monothiol glutaredoxin-S10, producing MDRVAKIVSQKAVVIFSKSSCCMCHAIKRLFYEQGVSPLVHEIDEDSRGKDIEWALTKLGCSPAVPAVFIGGKLVGSANTVMTLQLNGSLKKMLKDAGALWL
- the LOC105156907 gene encoding pentatricopeptide repeat-containing protein At1g08070, chloroplastic isoform X2 produces the protein MLLTAHTGKQIHGQVFKFGLEDDAYVHTSLINMYAQHGNLDDARKVFDKSTFRDPVSFTALITGYISRGYVDKARELFDAIPLRDVVSWNAMISGYAQIGRSVDALSLFQEMRKAKVSPDLSTLLSVLSACARLGAIETGTWVRSWIEEHGHGSNLRLVNAMIDMYAKCGDLNMARSLFNSIQEKDLVSWNVMIGGYAHMNEYKDALEIFRLMQLNDVEPNDVTFLNVIPACAHLGALDLGKWMHKYIEKHYQDFPNEMLWTSLINMYAKCGNIEAAKQIFYSLQTKSLGSWNVMISGLAMHGDAYRAIELFSEMTKEGFQPDDITFVGVLSACCHAGLVDLGRECFNSMIQDFNISPQLQHYGCMVDLLARSGLFDEAVALVERMGIEPDGAIWGSILGACRIHKNLELGEYAARKLFELEPDNPGAYVLLSNIYAGAGKWDEVARIRTLLNDKGMKKVPGSTSIEVDSIVHEFLVSDRTHPKSNEIYKMLEEVDRLLEMAGHVPDTSEVYYDVDEEWKEGVLCQHSEKLAIAFGLISTQPGTTLRIVKNLRVCGNCHSATKIISKIFKREIIARDRSRFHHFKDGHCSCMDYW
- the LOC105156907 gene encoding pentatricopeptide repeat-containing protein At1g08070, chloroplastic isoform X1, producing the protein MAIVVASSNLLHFLPASSDPPYEQLQIHPSLALLSKCKSIRNFKQIHSQFIKFGLHNTQFALSKLIEFCAVSPYGNLSYAMSIFNSIHDPNHVIYNMMIRGSSLSSSPRLALDYYINMLIFGLQPNSYTFPFLFKSCTKLLTAHTGKQIHGQVFKFGLEDDAYVHTSLINMYAQHGNLDDARKVFDKSTFRDPVSFTALITGYISRGYVDKARELFDAIPLRDVVSWNAMISGYAQIGRSVDALSLFQEMRKAKVSPDLSTLLSVLSACARLGAIETGTWVRSWIEEHGHGSNLRLVNAMIDMYAKCGDLNMARSLFNSIQEKDLVSWNVMIGGYAHMNEYKDALEIFRLMQLNDVEPNDVTFLNVIPACAHLGALDLGKWMHKYIEKHYQDFPNEMLWTSLINMYAKCGNIEAAKQIFYSLQTKSLGSWNVMISGLAMHGDAYRAIELFSEMTKEGFQPDDITFVGVLSACCHAGLVDLGRECFNSMIQDFNISPQLQHYGCMVDLLARSGLFDEAVALVERMGIEPDGAIWGSILGACRIHKNLELGEYAARKLFELEPDNPGAYVLLSNIYAGAGKWDEVARIRTLLNDKGMKKVPGSTSIEVDSIVHEFLVSDRTHPKSNEIYKMLEEVDRLLEMAGHVPDTSEVYYDVDEEWKEGVLCQHSEKLAIAFGLISTQPGTTLRIVKNLRVCGNCHSATKIISKIFKREIIARDRSRFHHFKDGHCSCMDYW